A region of Haliotis asinina isolate JCU_RB_2024 chromosome 7, JCU_Hal_asi_v2, whole genome shotgun sequence DNA encodes the following proteins:
- the LOC137292191 gene encoding xylose isomerase-like, with protein sequence MSSFAPTSSDSGSAGAQYEKYDAPDAEFFPGIGKIEFKPDGGPADTLVYKQYNPSETVQGRTMEEWLRFSVCFWHTFRGTGADPFGFPTLNRPWDDGSNTIANAKRRLRAGFEFFSKLGVKYWTFHDRDIAPEGNTLEESNKYLDEIVDLAEELQKKTGVKLLWATCNLFAHPRYMNGASTNPDAHVFAYAAAQVKKGLEVAKRLGAENFVFWGGREGYHSILNTNVKAEVTHMAKFFRMASDYKKKIGFTGTFLIEPKPKEPTKHQYDYDAMTVIGFLKSFDLDKEFKLNIEPNHTTLAGHSYEHDCVVASAMGMLGSIDSNTGSPDLGWDTDQFPMDYKNTSLVMKVVLDQGGIQPGGLNFDCKVRRESTELRDMFIAHIGAMDAFARGLKIAARVASDGTIPKAVQDRYSSYSTGIGARIESGEANFEELEKYIIENGEPQRVSGEQEHYESMLNYFM encoded by the exons ATGTCGTCGTTTGCTCCTACATCATCAGACTCTGGTTCTGCAGGTGCACAGTATGAAAAGTATGATGCACCTGATGCTGAATTTTTCCCAG GCATTGGGAAGATAGAATTCAAGCCTGATGGTGGTCCAGCTGACACCCTGGTGTATAAACAGTATAACCCGTCTGAG ACGGTGCAGGGGAGGACGATGGAGGAATGGCTGAGGTTCTCGGTGTGTTTCTGGCACACATTCAGAGGGACAG GTGCTGATCCCTTTGGTTTCCCGACCTTAAACCGACCTTGGGATGACGGCAGTAACACCATCGCCAACGCTAAAAGGAGGTTAAGAGCAGGGTTTGAGTTCTTCTCGAAACTTGGCGTCAAATACTGGACTTTCCATGACAG GGACATCGCCCCAGAAGGAAACACTCTGGAGGAGTCCAACAAGTACCTGGACGAGATCGTGGACCTGGCCGAGGAGCTTCAGAAGAAGACTGGCGTTAAACTGTTATGGGCAACCTGCAACTTGTTTGCCCATCCCAG GTACATGAACGGCGCTAGTACCAACCCAGACGCCCACGTGTTCGCGTACGCGGCAGCTCAAGTGAAGAAAGGCTTGGAGGTCGCAAAGAGACTCGGGGCAGAGAACTTCG TGTTTTGGGGAGGACGAGAGGGCTACCACAGCATCCTCAACACCAATGTCAAGGCCGAGGTCACCCACATGGCGAAATTCTTCAGAATGGCTTCAG ATTACAAGAAGAAGATCGGCTTCACGGGGACCTTTCTGATTGAACCCAAGCCAAAAGAACCCACCAAACACCAGTATGATTATG ATGCCATGACAGTCATTGGCTTCCTGAAGAGCTTTGACCTGGACAAGGAGTTCAAG CTGAACATCGAACCCAACCATACAACTCTGGCCGGCCACTCCTACGAACACGACTGTGTCGTCGCCTCGGC GATGGGTATGCTTGGCTCCATCGACTCCAACACAGGCTCCCCCGATCTGGGCTGGGACACAGACCAGTTCCCTATGGACTACAAGAATACTTCTCTAGTGATGAAG GTGGTGTTGGATCAGGGAGGCATCCAGCCAGGTGGACTCAACTTTGACTGCAAGGTCCGCCGTGAATCTACAGAACTGCGCGACATGTTCATTGCTCACATAG GGGCAATGGACGCCTTTGCCCGGGGCCTGAAGATTGCTGCCCGAGTGGCCAGTGATGGTACCATCCCAAAAGCTGTTCAG GACAGATACAGTAGCTATAGTACTGGAATCGGTGCCAGGATTGAAAGTGGAGAAGCAAACTTTGAGGAACTGGAG AAATACATCATTGAGAATGGTGAACCACAGCGTGTATCTGGCGAACAAGAACATTATGAAAGCATGCTGAATTACTTCATGTAG
- the LOC137292189 gene encoding uncharacterized protein, which yields MKPSIHCLYGNCKYTDKTAGSDNITFVPFPKPLTQRIRKRVRKWLDACGRCDVSVSFVEKNFNKCYLCATHFVGGDGPTKLRPDPICFQIEEPSEDTDSSEEAHMYEDLSDRNAKVCCVDHCGSLSSRDWLTTFYPIPQDDDQLQQRWRDALRLGTGFLADNLYVCSKHFISGLKSNFSAHPDYVPSILPSSTVHDIKALRNTLREFENGSAEKTMKSNFKSLKRHWLECGFTSEDLQLGMERVKALKRAQEHAKHQEQQVLKAVRLKRKFGNKINVGSGLQEIKQEQDSEFVQRDGEFVIENERAEESEEDSHDFDLSVKQEPMSESSVDIKTEDNQNGLTWSDSGSLCLQEEEDMESSCSKGQGFCSEEKVEQGSFSENDTCPFTVVRTDGKVMMSEKGIKTELEDDEYEKAVAPAVNKNRQDFCDEICVNSGGPEERHQNLGTIFPSTDFECPNNDKENNTNWIHKNGCDFEALSVSLDQRQRCSNSEVGKTSHISNGHTADMLNRTQDVGEQEGLGPEVNTLAQAQEDNSSAAGHASVCDPQASFRCGTPVGTEANPDPLVDETFTLSDSSSAPPELEDPNSKMCQTEKGISKEYTFEKALKQMKIQLTPSEMKSLLKEELGARGICPSFQRKGRVIVNAGVQSSTDELVLHDLNMQCVRLNRELTQHRKKLKSLTYDFLDKGSKVTKGNVLHHTGCYTFASLVELYQYVSVCLETPPLDDISDSQEFILTLMKLRLGLHNYDLAFRFQIDPTSVPRILNKWISIFFNTLSPLIMWPESEPERTEYRNQRWRLLKLRYFLLMAYDGIDSMKEDWLIEQNVDEIIKICDVLNSFIVLEKTMSRYVPILPETSPFFIERTKPIAVVVNHSTIEKKQETQPSETNEENVNKTEQKYTESQDKHIDEENKSKTDDIEEHVDCIQTQNRNISKFTKDIPQSVGDDVDKDLELQTICQEILQQDSTESSKYACQKEVDILRDVQLEGLGKESRCKIMTSVRVITKGRGIMIGPPMEEVEVGTTPSQERATLLDLKKVFSIIADDESECMD from the exons atgaaaccatcaataCACTGCCTGTATGGCAATTGCAAATATACTGATAAGACGGCAGGTAGTGACAATATTACTTTTGTACCATTTCCGAAACCGTTGACTCAAAGAATCCGTAAACGAGTGCGGAAATGGTTGGATGCATGTGGAAGATGCGACGTCAGTGTCAGTTTTGTGGAGAAAAATTTTAACAAGTGCTACCTGTGCGCCACACATTTTGTTGGGGGTGATGGCCCGACCAAGCTTCGCCCAGACCCCATATGTTTTCAAATAGAGGAACCATCAGAG GACACTGACAGCAGTGAGGAGGCCCACATGTATGAGGACCTATCTGACAGG AATGCTAAGGTTTGCTGTGTGGACCACTGTGGATCGTTGTCTAGCCGAGACTGGTTGACCACCTTCTACCCCATCCCCCAGGATGACGACCAGCTGCAGCAGCGGTGGAGAGATGCCCTGAGACTGGGGACAGGTTTCCTGGCTGATAATCTGTATGTGTGCAGCAAACACTTTATATCAG GCCTCAAGTCCAACTTCTCTGCACATCCAGACTATGTTCCATCTATTCTTCCATCATCTACAGTTCATGATATAAAGGCACTGAGAAATACTCTTCGAGA GTTTGAAAATGGCAGTGCTGAGAAAACAATGAAGTCCAACTTCAAATCATTGAAACGACACTGGCTTGAATGTGGTTTCACCAGTGAAGATCTTCAGCTTGGCATGGAGAGGGTGAAAGCTCTCAAGCGTGCACAGGAACATGCAAAACACCAAGAACAACAGGTATTAAAAGCTGTCAGATTAAAAAGAAAATTTGGAAATAAGATTAATGTAGGCAGTGGATTGCAAGAAATCAAACAAGAACAAGATTCAGAATTTGTACAGAGGGATGGGGAATTTGTGATCGAGAATGAAAGAGCAGAGGAATCTGAGGAAGACAGTCATGACTTTGATCTTTCAGTCAAACAGGAACCAATGTCAGAAAGCAGTGTTGACATTAAAACAGAGGACAACCAGAATGGGTTAACTTGGTCTGATTCAGGttcattatgtcttcaagaagAGGAGGATATGGAGTCCTCATGTTCCAAAGGACAAGGCTTCTGCTCTGAAGAAAAAGTCGAACAGGGTTCTTTTTCTGAAAATGACACTTGTCCCTTCACTGTAGTGAGGACAGATGGGAAGGTCATGATGTCAGAGAAGGGAATCAAGACAGAGCTTGAAGACGATGAGTATGAGAAGGCAGTGGCACCAGCAGTCAACAAAAACCGCCAAGACTTCTGTGATGAGATATGTGTTAATTCTGGTGGTCCTGAGGAAAGACATCAAAATCTCGGAACTATTTTTCCTTCAACTGACTTTGAATGTCCTAATAATGACAAAGAGAATAACACAAACTGGATACATAAGAATGGTTGTGATTTTGAAGCTTTGAGTGTTAGTTTGGATCAGAGACAAAGATGTTCTAATTCAGAAGTTGGCAAGACTTCACATATTTCCAATGGTCATACTGCTGATATGTTGAATAGAACTCAGGATGTGGGAGAACAAGAAGGTCTAGGCCCTGAAGTAAATACACTGGCACAAGCACAAGAGGACAACTCCTCAGCGGCAGGACATGCTTCTGTTTGTGACCCTCAAGCCAGTTTCAGATGTGGAACACCAGTGGGCACAGAGGCAAACCCTGACCCTCTTGTAGATGAGACATTCACCTTATCAGATTCATCATCAGCACCTCCAGAGTTGGAGGATCCAAATTCCAAAATGTGTCAGACAGAAAAAGGTATATCAAAAGAATATACTTTTGAAAAAGcactgaaacaaatgaaaatccaGTTAACACCATCAGAAATGAAAAGTCTGCTCAAGGAGGAATTGGGCGCACGTGGAATATGTCCATCATTTCAAAGAAAGGGGAGAGTCATTGTAAATGCTGGTGTTCAGTCAAGTACAGATGAACTGGTTCTTCATGACCTCAATATGCAGTGTGTACGATTAAACAGAGAACTCACGCAACACAGAAAGAAACTAAAAAGCCTCACCTACGATTTCTTGGACAAAGGATCGAAGGTGACTAAGGGGAATGTGTTGCACCACACAGGTTGTTACACATTTGCCTCCCTTGTAGAGCTGTATCAGTATGTTTCGGTATGTTTGGAAACACCTCCTCTTGATGACATCTCAGACTCCCAGGAATTCATTTTGACTCTTATGAAACTAAGACTTGGTCTCCACAATTATGACCTGGCTTTTCGATTTCAAATCGATCCCACCAGCGTGCCAcgaattttaaacaaatggatATCCATCTTCTTCAATACTCTTTCCCCACTGATCATGTGGCCTGAATCAGAACCTGAAAGAACAGAATATAGAAACCAAAGATGGAGACTGTTGAAGCTGAGGTATTTCCTTCTTATGGCTTATGATGGTATTGACAGCATGAAGGAGGACTGGCTCATAGAGCAAAATGTGGATGAAATTATCAAGATCTGTGATGTTCTCAACAGTTTTATCGTTCTGGAAAAAACAATGTCTAGATACGTTCCAATTCTGCCAGAAACATCACCTTTTTTCATTGAACGGACAAAACCAATTGCTGTTGTGGTAAATCATAGTacaatagaaaaaaaacaagaaacacaaccttctgAGACAAATGAAGAAAATGTTAACAAGACTGAACAAAAGTATACAGAAAGTCAAGATAAACATATAGACgaagaaaacaaatcaaaaacaGATGATATTGAAGAGCATGTTGATTGTATTCAGACACAAAACAGAAATATCTCTAAATTCACCAAAGACATTCCACAGAGTGTTGGAGATGATGTTGACAAGGATCTTGAACTGCAGACCATTTGCCAGGAAATCCTTCAACAAGACTCCACTGAGAGCAGTAAATATGCATGTCAGAAGGAAGTTGATATTTTAAGAGACGTCCAACTTGAAGGTCTTGGGAAGGAGAGCAGATGTAAGATAATGACATCAGTGAGGGTGATAACCAAAGGTAGGGGGATCATGATAGGGCCTCCCATGGAGGAAGTGGAGGTTGGGACAACACCATCACAGGAGAGGGCAACCTTGCTTGACCTGAagaaggtcttcagcattatTGCAGATGATGAGAGTGAATGTATGGACTGA